The genomic window gagtcacagctgatcgggagggaatggggattttgcagtaaccttcccctgccacgcccaccaagccgcacccacagaactggtagtaaaaaaatttgaatcccaccactgacttggacCATGCCCACTCTGAGTGACCTCAGGGACAGGAGAAGACAACAGGAGAACGGTGGTCGTGCAAGTAACCTGGTCTTGTGCCATGCAGGACCCGATAGatgataaccagcatcttgaacttgggcatcagtggtgggtttcaaaaatttttggaacctattctgtgggtgtggcctcctttgtgggagtggcttgccggccatgtgacctggtgggagtggcttgctggccatgtgttttctttctctctctctctttctctctctttctctctctctttccttccttttgtctctctgtccctttttcctttttttctttcatctctctctcactttttccttcttttttctttcatttatttcttcctttctttctctctctctctctctgtcagtctgtgtgtgtgtggcagtggtgggtttcaaaaatttttggaacctcttctgtaggtgtggcctgctttccgggtccactggtggaacctcttctaactggttcggtagatttgacgaaccggttctaccgaatcggtgcgaactggtaggaacccacctctgttgggcATCTACTAAATTCAAGTTCTCCATTCAGCAACATGCATTACTACCCacgctgctgcattctggaccagctacaGCTTCCCAATGGCTTTGAAAGGCAGCCCCACGTGAAGCATCACAGTGCAGAGGGCTGCATTTCTGTTTGCTGGGAAAACCATATGGAGAAAACCAGAGTTTCAAGAAGTGACGATGCGTATAATGCTGGAAAGGGAGCGGTATACCTGTAATCTGCAACGCCACCTGCGTGCTTCTTCATAGCGGTGTCAGAGCTCATCCCATAGAAAAGCTTcacttttttgccatttttttctataatctcTCCAGCACATTGATCGTGTCCTGCAAACATGCCCCCCAGCATCACAAAATCAGCACCAGCTCCTGTTTGAGGGGCATGAAGGAAAAATAGGATTGGTTAAGCCAACACAAAATAgcgtttgagtttgagtttcattttatttatgtgccgccctattccctgcgggactcagggcggcgcacaaacccaaggaggggaagggaaaaacacaaaaactacaaaaatacagggcatttaaaaacaaccaacagccacacgattcgagaggggaagggaactcatcgaccccaggcctgccgacacagccaggttttaacggcttttcggaaggcctggacagagatgagggtccgaatctctgtggggagctcgttccaaagggctggagccgccacagagaaggccctcccccaggtagtagccagatggcattggctggtagacggaacccggaggaggcctgctctgtgtgatctaacgggtctttgggaggtaattggcagcaggcggtctctcaagtacccaggtccaataccatgaagggctttataagtgataactagcaccttgaagcgtatcggagaccaatcggtaaccagtgcagctcacggaggataggtgtaacgtgggtgtaccgaggtgcacccacaatcgctcacgcggctgcattctggatgagctgaagtctacgaatgctcttcaagggctgcctcaTGTAGAGCGTATTACAGTGTTTAAATACAGGGCTGCATTAATAATTTCAATCTCCATATCAATTCAAACATTATATATACAGGGTCTCCTCGACGTGCGACCACAGttcaacccaaaatttctgttgctaagcaagacagttgttaggtgagttcttacggcttttcttgccataattcttaagtgaatcattgcagttgcaaAGTTAGTGACCTGCTTTTTacgtgaatctgacttccccattgtctttgcttgccggaaggtcacaaaaggtgatctgggacactgcaaccgtcataaatatgaaccagctgccaagcatctgaattttgatcccatggtcatggggatgttgcaacagttgtgtgaaaaacaatcctaagttacttttttcagtccaATCAAACTGTcgctaaacaaatgatttttaGTTGCATTTCCTATATTTCAGCAACAGTCAGTCCTCACCAAAAGCTTTGGCCACGTCTCCTGGACAGCTGCATCCTCCATCCTGAATAAAggatggagaaaagagaagaagtcAGTACACCGAACTCCATTTGTTCCTGTTACACCCTGACAATTTTAGCTGGTGTTGGAAGAAAGATTCAGCCTAAGCATTTGTAGAAACGAGAACAAGAAAGTGACAGCATCCACCCTTTCTCATAAAAGGTTTAATTTCAATACACTAAGCGCATTATGACAGCGTAGTGGTTAAAGCCTCAGACTAGGaagctgactttgggccagtcatgtgctctcagccctaggaaggagtcCATGGCAAGCTACTTCCGAAAAAAATCCTTGCCAAGAACATTTccaaggacttgtccaggcagtcaccaggaatcagcACTCACTCGAAAGCAACATGCAGATTAAAATTCCATTTGCTATTTGGCCTCTCTTCAAAGGATTTGGCAGAGTAGAATGCAGATTTCTTAAAGAGTACTGGAAACAGGATTTAGAGCATAATTTTATTCTaatcattaaatatatatttgcccACACAAGCAGTCATCGGCATTACTATTGTGGATGTGGAGaatttcccccacccacccccagaatTCACCCATTTAATCTCACTAAAACAAAGGAGGATGGCAAGCACTGATGGAGAGTTTTATATGTTATAGTATTTTGGAAAATGTACTCGCTTTTCAAGGCCACTTCCAGAATATTTCTGGACTGATTgatgagctgtttttttttaattattattttgctgtATTCTATAAGCCTGATGTTCTCATTTCTCTGTACAAATTAGAAAATGAAGGATGTACTTAAGCATGACGTTCCATCCTTCAGAATGGATAGAAAGCTGTTAAATacgtagctttttaaaaattaactttgATAAGATGACAAAACCAATATAAAACATTGCAAAGTACACTGAACACATTCACAGAAAGGTGAGATGGGAGCGCCTATCTATCCTTTCCTTCAACACGCTTCGCACCAAGTGTGAATATTTTGTTACTAAACATACGCACTGGAGTGAACAACGATAAtgtagtcttgaattatatacacagtctatgatacaacacgttggtttacagatgctcaactcacgattcaccatgtagacaggcaactaacatacagagtagccaccattCAATATACAGTATTCTGTAGTTTTTCTAAACACAATACAAGAGGGAACAAATATTTGAAAACTTCCATAATCTTTAGGAGCAGAATCATGTCTTTGACCCGGGATGTGAACTGTTaacttattaaataaaataacaaatagaaaatttctttttaaaaagccaagaaaAATCTCCCTCAATTACTAGTTACTGGGACTTTGCTTCAGGATTCATTGTTTTCACTGGTGGAATTTAACACAGATCCTGCTTACGGAAATGATATGTCCCTGCAGTCCATGCGCGGAATCTGCACATTCAATTACTGCGCTGAGCTGAGGATAGCCAACCCCAGTTTTTATCCGAGTAGTGCACACGGAACCTAGGCATGAAGAACAAACAAAATATGACATCACAGCATCTTGTGATTTGGAGGAAAAGCagatagagcaggggtatcaaacttcaAGGCCCACGATGGGGttatctggcccgcggggccatcctaatctacccaatgcgaagaggaaacatgctagCAGTTTGGGGcatggcgtcaagctggccacgcccacccagttgcccacacccacccagtcgcttccccctcccctccatagccctgatgcggccctcaatgaaattgagtttataGATGAACCCCCTCCGGAAGCCTTTTCACATATACAgacacatgatgatgatgatgatgatgatgatgatgatgatgataataataataataataatgagtcactaatcctggctgcgcaagaacaagctatccgcacaaatgccattaaggccaaaatcgaaaaatcctctgatgatgccaaatgcaaagaagctgatgaaactgttgatcacatactcagctgctgtaaaaaaaatcgcacagactgattataaattgcggcacaattcagtagcacaaatgatccattggaatttgtgcaaaaattttaatattaaaacagcaacaaactggtgggaacatcagcctgaaaaagtcaccgaaaatcagatggtcaagatcttgtgggatttccgtatacaaaccgacaaaatactggcgcataatacaccagacatcacactggttgagaaaaacaaggttacaatcatagatattgcaataccaggtgatagcagggtcgccgagaaggaacatgaaaaaatcgcaagataccaggacttaaaaatcgaaattcaacgactatggcacaaaccagcagtggtaattccagtggtaattggcacactgggtgctattccaaaagcactggaattacatttaaaacagttaaaaattgacaaaatcaccatcagtcaaatgcaaaaagccgcactgcttggatctgcacgcatattaagaaaatacgttacgacgtcctaggcccctgggtggggcccgactagtaaccaatgccaaatttggcgaaacaactggccgctgtgatacaattgaacaataataataataataatatcataggGATGGGGGAGAATGAGAGAGCTGTTTACTAGCAGACAGGATACGACATTCACAAAAGCCAAAATAACATTTGATAGGATTCTTAAAGACTGAAAGATAAGAGCAACAGAACCAGTAAACACCCCTTATCTCCTCTTGACTTCTTTCTTGACATGAAACAGGACCGGAAAGCCTTGGAGGCACCAGATCCAACTCTCCCTTCAGCTAGAAATCCGTATCAACGCTGACATCGATTATTGGTTCACTTCTCCACATAAGTCGAAAGTTCATTCTCTCAGACTGTGTTTCCCGCACCCCCCCATAAACCCAAATTCCACAGCACTGAATTTTGATGGCAAAACAGCCAAGTGTTCAGCGGCATGTTTTGATTGCTTTGCATTcaatgtggtggcgcagtggttagaatgcagtgctgcaggctacatctgctgactgccgtctgccagcagttcgatcctggctggctcaaggttgactcagccatccatccttccaaggtcagtaaaatgaggacccagattgttgggggccaatatgctgactctaaaaccACTTatgggagggctgtaaagcactgtgaagcggtatacaagtctaagcgcTATGACTCCCTGAGCTTTTAGTATTGTGGTTTTGAATGCATCGTTGCATGTCTCTGGAGAGGTTTGAGTCGGTCTTTCAGCTGCTTTTTTAGCAATCCCCTAATTTTGGAAGTTTTCTCTTTTCAAATCCAATTTGTTGTTTGGCAATGTTCTCCACATACTTCTGTGTTAAGGGCTTTGTAATCACTTCCAATAATGCATCTTCAATGAAACCCTGGATATCACTTCCTTTTGAGTCAGTTCCATGCCTATCTATTCTAGGACACGGATACTTATGgtatttagggttttttttctcctccacaTCATTATCAGGATGTATATTTTCCCAGACTATGTGACGGCAGTTGAAGTggcttattttttccccccagatgtTGCAAAATATGTACATACTCATCATTTCCCTTGGGGGGAAAATACTGTTGCACAGAGCACAAAAATGGAAATTGTAAGCCAAAGAAATTAAAggcataagaaaaagaaatataattaaacTGAAGTGTTTACAGGAAAGCTTTTCACTCTGCCTCTTTTTATACTTGCAAGCCAGTCTTCCAACTTGTCCATTCGTACACCAAATCAGGCACTGCTTTTTTGTTCTCTTGTTATCTATTTGTTAAGATATGTATGCAGTAAGGATGCAAAGAAAATACTCCGGACCAGGAGATTCACGAATATACCCTTCTACCCAGCTTACCTGGTCCAATTCCTACTTTAATAATGTCTGCGCCAGACAGAAGAAGTTCTTCCACCATCTCTCCTGTTACTACGTTGCCTGCCTGAAATAAAAGCCAAAATCATTGCAAATAATGAATAAATCCAGAATGACTGCAGTAGTAAGCAAATATAttacctctcctccttccttttctctccttccactTTTAACCTGCCTTCCACTCTGGGCAGATTACATATAAAGTGTGCATTCTCACTGCATTATGTATGCAGAAAATTGCCTTATTTTCCAAAccacaatttcttttaaaatgggAGTGTGATTATCCAATGCCCTGTTCAGCAATCAGTAGAATACTGGCCGATTTACACCCTAAATTTTCATGTGATCAGCAAGTGCAAGACACATCTACTTTCTATCCCgtaaaaacaaatatttccaTTAAAATAGATGGCTTCCTTGCCCTGGCATTAACTGGACCTTGTAATTCCTATGCCAGATAATTCTGGTAACCtaagtattcccccccccctccgccatcCCTATTCTAGTATCTCTTATCtgcatttttttcaaatgttgaaAGTGAAGGGAACATCATCAAAGTCATAACTCTGTACGAAGCAAATACAAACATTTCTTATAATCCATTTTGTACAATGAACACTTTTATTTAATGGAATGGAAAGCTTGATTAATACGGTAGGCCAGAAAGATTAATAATCCAAACAGAAACATTAAGACAAAATCTTGGCATTTCTGACTGAATTATTCAATGTCATGAAACTCCCATTGAACTCCTCCTTCCGAAAAGGGTCTCAATTACAAAACAGGTAATATTGCATTCTATTAGCATTTAAAATGcataagggacgcagtggctcaagggatgcggtggctcagtggctaagacgctgagcttgtcgatcagaaagcttggcagttcggcggttcaaatccctagtgcagcgtaacagagtgagctcccgttatttgtcccagcttctgccaacctagcagttcgaaagcatgtaaaaataaaagtagaaaaataggaaccacctttggtgggaaggtaacagtgttctagcgctttcggcatttagtcatgccggccacatgaccacagagacgtcttcggacagtgctggctgttcggctttgaaacggagatgagcactgccccctagagtcccctggaatgactagcacatatgtgcaaggggaaacctttatctatCTACCACTTTACATAATTTTGACTCTATTTATGcacatttttttgttatttttttaactcATCCTTCCTCCCAGAAGCTTAGGGTGCGATGTACCTAATAATAATGTTGTTACTGACTGGGAAAGCACCAACCATGCACCTCTGTGCTCTTACtacttctgaatatttttaataaGTTTACAATGCTTGAAACAAAATTATTTGTTTTGAAATTATattgtaaatatttataaaaaattaaaTCTTGTATGACACAGAGTCAAGTTGAAgatcccaggttcaaatccctagttcgTTCTAAAACTTACTGATGACATAATTGCCATTACAATTTAACACATGATCCTGTTAAAAAACATGCCAATCTTTGTGTTGTGCTCAGATCTCTATCCAAACCTATCCCATAAGGCCTAAATGTTTTTCTATCCTTCTAAATAAAAAGAGACATGACGacaaatataatactgtatattaTTAGTTATTCTTTTCCTGTAACCCACTTAAGGTTGTTTTAGATTGGACAGCCTgctgcattttaaataaatatacaaaattatataaaaagtcacaacccctggtatgccccaattatgggaggaagctaactgcttccattctctgtcaatcggctcgtcacaagagtcaatcatgacagaaacccaatatttttactgttgcctttgttatatttgtgtttttatttgtgctgataaataaataaagggagactagtatagatctatttcaagctatttagctctcatcagctagccatacccttactgggatttgaacctgagctatattacatattaggcagacgtcttagccattaggccacaggctctgatccgttatcagctgagccagggagaaagtacctttataaaataaaaatgttggctTCTTGAAATCCTACAAATCTTGCAGAATTTTATCAACATCTTCTCAAAGTGTTGGGAGACTCTCTCGTATAACATTTCCTAAAGTATACTTGAATGGAATGGAGCAGTTTGAATCATCTCAACAATAATATGCAAAATCAAACCCTTCATCAATTCTGTTCAATGCTGCCTCTACTGACTGGCTGCACGTTTTCATACAGGAATATCTAGCATTTAATCCTGGATTTTTTCACATACTAAATTCATGTTTTATTATTTAGGGTCCCTTCTTGCTAAGACACAGGACATGGGTCACATTTGCCAGAATCAAGAAACTCTTTTGCAAAATCACAAGCCTATCCATCTCCCAACTTCTCCAACTCCTACCATGAGGGTGTGATGTGGGAACCGGACATGAACCGCTTTCACAAATTCCACAAAGTGTTCGGAGTAACCATTCGCCACATCCAGGCAGATGTACTTGATCAGAGGGATGGCATCGATGATACTTATCAGCTTCTCGAAATCAGTCAGCCCACTGCCTGAGCTCACCGCTACATGCTGCAAAAAGATGAGCACAATTACACGTTTTTATAGAAACAAGGTCAAAAGCATTCATATGGCTTTGCAGAAGAAGCCAAATGGGGAAAATGCCTAAGACCATTAAATATGTGGATTTTcaaggtgtttgtttgtttgtctaggAACACAGCAAAGCTACAATGTaggatgagccaaggtggcgcagtggttaaatgcagcactgcaggctacttcagctgactgcagttctgcagttcggctgttcaaatctcaccggctcaacgttgactcagccttccatccttccgaggtgggtaaaatgaggacccggattgttgttgggggcgatatgctgactccgtaaaccgcttagagagggctgaaagccctatgaagcggtatataagtctaaccgctattgctaatGCATGTGAGCCATGCTCTCCGCTACAACTGTTCCCTTTTATTTATTGCCATGTATGCTGCGTCTCTTTTGTGATAAAAATGTAATGCAACGTTCAAGAACCTCCTTGGTATTTTTAGTACCCTACATTTTTCCTACGTTTGGTGAGTCCGTACAATttgttaaggagaaatttccaagtTTTAAATAGGAATATAAGAAAAGGTCTTGTCCCAAGAGCCCTCCGCATGGACTAGTGGAAACTCTGCAGAACTTGAAACTGGCGTTTTCTCAACTCTATCTGGAAGAGACAAAGATTAAGCCTGGGACCTCCTACATATAAAACAGAGCCTATCCCTTCATCTTGGAGAGATTGGTGAACACGCTATGAAGAGCAGTTATCGCATTTGGAAAGATAACATTTTGCAATAAGGGAGAAATTGATGTCCTTAGCTAGGATCtggccatttttttcttaaattgagGTGCCCCTAGTTAGCCAAAACCCAACCATGGAACAGGAACTTAAGACTGTCCAAGGTACCTTTATATTCTCTTGAGTTAGGTTTAACCTTCAGGAATATATCTGGTTTTATCTGTTCTCTGGTTACATCCATTTTCTGAGCCAAATTTGCTCCATGGTGACCTATCTCTGAGTTACTACATTTATCTAAGTGTTATAATGAGACTAGTGCAGCAAATATGTAGAAAGGTCAACTGATCTAAAAAGATTTGTTcatataatcaggggtgggctgctacgagtTCGCCCGGGTTCGGGAGAATCCGTAGCTAAAGTTATAGCCGGTTTGGAAAACCTCCAAatctcacctctggctggccctgcccacccctcccaggaatctccacatggcccattttggatacgaggtaagtgtagggcccCTGCACAGAGGCTCGGGGAGAGGGAAAAACGGGCttcccggaagttccggaagaccggaaacgggcccatttccaacCTCTGGAGAGTTTCCAGAGCCtgagggaagcagtttttgccctcccagaggctcgaggaaagcctctggagcctgagcaAAGCAAAAACGGGggccccaccgtggtgcaggaggccactcccaccatggcCAGGCCCACAcagtaaccaggcagagaacccattgctgaaatttttgaagcccacccctgcataaaaTCAACAGGCTGAATATATACAGCAGGTGACTCCTATAGCAACTCCTAGGCTGTTTTAGGCAAAAGTCAAAGGGCTACCAATGTATAAAGCCCTTATATAACTTTTAAAGCCGACATTATCCCAAATAAGTTCTTGATCCTTCCCCTATCAACCCCTTGAAGACATTCACACTacccccgtgatggtgaacctatggcacacgagccatcaccccagttcaactctgccgtgcatgcacacacctcctgccagccagctggtcttcgggtcccagtcacgcatgcacagggtgcatgcatgcggggggggggcattgcattttgggggttcgggggCATGCGTGCATTCGCGCTCAAACACACGCGCTTTGGccactcagtctggaaaaggttagctatcactgtacTACCCTATCTCAAACTTTATGATTTCACACGTGCATATGCACACTCCattcccaaaaataaaataagtattgaAACAAGAAGTTTTCAGATTGAATACAGTGGGACAAAAGAGAGGGATTGGAGTTTTGGCCTGGAAATCTCCAAAATTAATGAAAGTCTTTTGCTAATTTATCAGTAGTTTATCTCTAGGAACACTAGTTAGCAAGTTCTACCAGTGCAATCTTCTATTATTCTTCTGAAGTATTTGCTTCCTTGCCACTTAGAATAAATTGTCATTATTATAGAAATTCTCATTTCTTTATTTACAAAACTAAAAAGTTTGTTTGGGCTTTCTTTTCCAACACTGTTTTATACACTGCACAATGATTTACTTTCTACTTGATCTCAATGTTTTTGCCTGAATAAAATATTGTGTTTGCAGCTGTTTTCACAGACTACCACTGATCGATACACCATTTTCTTATACATTTTGTGTACACTTGTTATCTAACTTTGCGAATAAATCATCTATTGATCTCTTTAATAATTTAAACTCAGTTTTTACATTCCATTAATGTTTTGCTGTTCCACACTGTTCGGGCTAAGATAAGACCCGAAATAGTCTTTTTCAGAGGGAATTTACTTCTAAAGACACATGAAAAGAATTGTACAACAGAATCATACATCTATAAATGTTCACTTAGATATGCACACATCTTTCCAGTGttctaaaatattaattttaattatattatacATCATACCCTTGATCTTCCGGAATGCATTAGCTAGAATGatgtggaaataaaaatataataaaaccaaAACGATGCCTTAGTACCAAAGTACCTATAAACACAACCTCTTCTGCCCTTCAAGCTCTTTGTTAGTCCCATTTAATTTATCTttacatattattttaattaaaagtaatTACCAGCAAGAAGTTGGCATCCTATTAAACGTCTATCCTTTCACTTTTTAAGAATGCCTCAAGGCTTCAT from Thamnophis elegans isolate rThaEle1 chromosome 8, rThaEle1.pri, whole genome shotgun sequence includes these protein-coding regions:
- the GMPR gene encoding GMP reductase 1, yielding MPRVDADLKLDFKDVLLRPKRSSLRSRAEVDLTRTFFFRNSKQTYTGIPIIVANMDTVGTFEMAQVMAKYTMFTAIHKHYSLEQWKLFASDHPECIEHVAVSSGSGLTDFEKLISIIDAIPLIKYICLDVANGYSEHFVEFVKAVHVRFPHHTLMAGNVVTGEMVEELLLSGADIIKVGIGPGSVCTTRIKTGVGYPQLSAVIECADSAHGLQGHIISDGGCSCPGDVAKAFGAGADFVMLGGMFAGHDQCAGEIIEKNGKKVKLFYGMSSDTAMKKHAGGVADYRASEGKTVEVPYKGDVENTIRDILGGLRSACTYVGAAKLKELSRRTTFIRVTQQHNATFS